Proteins found in one Candidatus Cloacimonadota bacterium genomic segment:
- a CDS encoding SDR family oxidoreductase, translating to MDKALILTGAGGNVGSYLAHTLSQRKINLVLIVHKDTHRIDDLFHLKNVRILKTDLTDLEDLQAKLNKTFDETGWLPNRLIHTATARNHNVQDMIDTDPELWNSIIKINVIGTFNLLKCLIPYFRKNKNGKIVLFGSNVSRIGLPKGSAYAASKAAIANLGRTLAIEEADNNIIINTVSPGPIKIDDSQYSESYRKFREEYYNEKLREIPLKRCASFKDLLGVCDFLLSDENSYITGEEFFITGGKL from the coding sequence ATGGATAAAGCACTTATTCTTACAGGAGCTGGTGGAAATGTGGGATCTTATCTGGCTCATACACTTAGCCAGAGAAAGATCAATCTTGTTCTTATCGTTCATAAAGATACACACAGAATCGATGATCTATTCCATCTAAAAAATGTAAGAATTTTGAAAACCGATCTTACTGATCTTGAAGATCTGCAAGCAAAATTGAATAAAACTTTTGATGAAACTGGATGGCTGCCAAACCGGTTGATTCATACTGCCACAGCCAGGAACCATAATGTTCAGGATATGATCGATACCGACCCCGAATTGTGGAATTCTATTATTAAAATAAATGTGATTGGAACATTTAACCTGCTGAAGTGTTTGATACCTTATTTTAGAAAAAACAAAAATGGAAAAATCGTTCTTTTCGGCTCAAATGTCTCCCGCATCGGACTACCAAAAGGTTCAGCTTATGCAGCTTCTAAAGCAGCAATAGCCAATCTGGGAAGAACACTCGCTATTGAAGAAGCAGACAACAACATCATCATCAACACGGTTTCTCCCGGACCGATAAAAATTGATGACAGTCAATATTCAGAAAGCTATCGCAAGTTCCGCGAAGAATATTACAATGAAAAACTGCGTGAAATTCCTCTAAAAAGATGCGCTTCATTCAAGGATCTGCTCGGCGTTTGCGACTTTCTGCTTTCGGATGAAAACAGCTATATTACGGGCGAAGAATTCTTTATAACAGGTGGTAAACTTTGA